The window aaaaACCTCACACAGGGGGGCCTGGAATACATCCAGTAACTGAAACCATCCAATAGAGTTCAAGGTTTTGGACAGAAGGTTTACTCCTCCTTTTATTCGTCTTGATTATATCTTGGTGGCCTTTAACTTAGACACAAAAGACTTTACATGTAGCACTACTTTTCTTTTTATATGTAATATGTAATTTGGGTTTTTCTCTAAATTATGAAGATTGTTGATCTTGTTTCATTGCTCTTTATTGAAGGCTTGAAGCTGACAGAGCTATTAACTCAAAGGCAATCCTGAAAGACAGCAAGCCAATTGACATGGAGGTTGTTGAGACGTGTGAAAAAAGATCTCAAGCTCATgcaatgccttctacccaacgTAGTTTTCCATCAATTGATGATGAAGTTGTGGGATTTGCGAAAGATGCAGAATATGTAATGAAGAAATTGACCGGAGGATCAAAGGAGCTCGACGTTATCTCAATCTTTGGAATGGCCGGACTTGGTAAAACAACATTGGCAAGAAAAGTGTACAACAATACCTCTATCATTAATCACTTTGATGTTCAAGCATGGTGTACTGTTTCACAAACATATAACATGAGGACGTTGTTGGTTGATATTCTTGAACAAGCTACAAATAAGGAGTGGAAAATCAAAGAGGACTTCGACATAGCTGACAAGTTGCAGAAGACTCTAAAAGGCAGGAGATACCTCATTGTCTTAGATGATATATGGAAAGTTGAGGTGTGGGAAGACCTGGGATTATGTTTCCCTAAAGGTCAGGATGGAAGCAGAGTAATAGTAACAACTCGAATTGAAGAAGTGGCTAAGCATCTTCAACACCACAGTGATCCTTATTCTCTTAGATTTCTAACACTGGAAGAGAGTTGGGAATTATTGCAGAAAAGAGTATTTCAAGGAGAGAGTTGTCCCCTGGATCTACGGGAAGCAGGGTTAAAAGTTGCCAAACATTGTAAGGGATTGCCTCTTGTCATTGTGTTGATTGCTGGAATTATAGTGAAAACGGAAAGGGAGGCATCCTTGTGGCTGGAGTTTGCCAATGACTTACGTTCTCATGTTTTAGGAGAGCAGAGCATGAAGGTAATACAATCAAGTTATGAGCATTTAGAAGACCACTTAAAGCCTTGCCTTCTTTACATGGGATTGTTTCCAGAAGACCATAAAATTCCAGTGCATGATTTGCTGAAGTTGTGGATGGCTGAAGAGTTTGTAGTGAATGTTGACACAGAGAACATGGAGGAAGCATCAAGATTTTGCTTGAACGATCTACTTAAGAGAAGCCTTGTAATGGTCTCTAGAAGGAGAATTAATGGTGACATAGAATGCTGCACACTTCATGATGTAGTGCGTGAATTTTGCTTGAGAAAACTTGCAGAAGAAAAGTTTATGCAGCTCACAGTGCCATACAATCCATATGATCAACATTTGTATCCCCAAGAATCACGGTTATGCATTTATATTCATGATGATCTTGTTAATCAATTAGATCATTCTGCATATATGTTGGATAAGATTCCAATGCTCGAGTCCAAGTACACAAAGTGTTTTGGTGAATGTCCTAGGTCTTTGGAGTTCATTGCTCATCCGAAATTCAACACATGGAACAGATCAAATCCTTTACCATTACTTGTTAAACTAAGACTTGTTCGGGTGTTGAATTTGATGAAAGTGGAGTTGCCAAGTTCTTGGGCTACAGCAGTACAATCGCTAACTCACTTGAGGTACCTTAAGATTTTCGTCGAAGAATTTGATTTCAAGTGGATATCACATCTACAGGAGCTTCAGACTCTAGTGGTTGATTCAGTTCAGTTTCTAAGGACATCGCCGGTAGTTATCTTGAAAATGATGAAGCTAAGGCATGTGAATATAAACAGATTGACCAGTGTATGGGAAGACAATGATGGAGCAATTTTTGAAGAATCTTCAACAACTATGCTAGAGAACTTGAAGACCTTCCTCTCTTGTCGTATACGTCTGGATGAGAAAAATCCAAGGTTCTGGTGGTGGTTCCCCAATCTTGAAGAACTCAGCCTCCGCATTATTGCTGATGTACCTAGTTGTCCTTTGTTTCCCATACCGGAAGTTCATGCTCACCTTCAATCTCTTGATCTGGTTATAAGCCCTAAGGGATTCTGGAATTCAGTTGGATGGGAGAGCTACTTTGTCTTGCCGTCAAATCTCAGGCATTTGTGCATTGGCGGTTGTTTCTTGACGAAAGAAATGGTTTCAAACATTGCAAGATTGCAGAGGCTTGAGAGTCTTAGATTAGAGATAGGATTTCCGTTGGGGAATGTAGAGTACTGTTGGGACGTGAGAAATGTCGAGTTCCCTGCACTCAAATACTTGTCACTATTAGCTGTGAGGATGGTAGTATGGAATGCTTCAGATGCATCTTTTCCCATGCTTGAGAAGCTAGTTCTAAGAAATTGTTACTACTTCAAGGAGATACCTCCCAGCTTTGTGGATATTCCAACCTTTCGACTAATTGAACTGTTTGACTGTCCGGACTCTATTGTGGTTTCAGCTATGGATATtaaaacagaaattgaagaaaacactGGATGTGACAGTCTCCAAGTTCTTATATCCAATACACCTCCTACTTATTAAAGATGGTAAGCCAGTACTTCAACACCTCTTTGTTCCGTCTGATATGGAAAACAATTTGTTGCAACTTTTGTCTGAATAAGTTCAACTGTATATACTCTACATTATTATACTTAAGCAGCATTTTGGGAAGTATAAAAGTTTCATGCATGATTCTCATATATCCTTCCTCCTATAGTAGCAACTGAATGATTTGTATAGATAACCATTAACGCTTTGTGGAATGACATTTCTTCttgggaaaagggccaaatataccctcTACTTTAGAATATTGTCTACATTtaacctccgttatactatcCGACCCTCCTAAATCCGGATGAACCTCCGTTATACTGGCACCAGCATTATATGTTTTTGGGGATTCATTATTTGACAGTGGCAATAATAATCTTTTGCCAACTTTTGCTAAGGCTGATTTCAAGCATTATGGTATAAATTTCAATGGAGGAGCTACTGGAAGGTGTACAAATGGGAAAACTGTtactgattttattgatgagtCTCTTGGATTGCCGTTTTCTCCACCTTACTTGAGTTTACGAGGTTTAGTAAAACTCACAGGGTTAAATTATGCATCTGGGTCGTGTGGTATTTTACCCAAACAGGAAATATCATCGTAAGATCATACACAACTTTGTGTTTTTGTTCTTTTGCTTTTGTTTAACTTCACATTTGGAAGGAAATGAATTACTAGCTAGCTGTTTTAATCCTAATAGTTGAGCTTTTATATATAGCATGAAATAGTTTTTATAACGAGGCGCTTTCATGAATAAGGATTTTCCACTAACAGTCTTCTCTTTTTAGCACTTCATTTCGTTCCAAAAGAATTTTGGTTTCAGCGGGCTGGGCAAAGGGAAAGAAGAGATGGGTGGTCCGAGAACAACATCGAAAGAGTACTCATAGCCCCACTCTCACTCTTCGCCGTGCCTTTCTTAACCCAAACCCGGAGAAATGCAGAACTCTTTTTTTAATGTATAGATACAGCCAAGATCATCTAAAAGATAAACCATAAATAACTTAGATGCGAAACTACATAGTCTAAAGGGTTCAATTGAATCTCCTTTAGAATATAGTAATTTTTCGGCAAAGGGGGTTTGGGTGAACACCAGTGACGGAtccagaattttcatcaaggggTGTCAAAACATA is drawn from Nicotiana tabacum cultivar K326 chromosome 22, ASM71507v2, whole genome shotgun sequence and contains these coding sequences:
- the LOC107819903 gene encoding putative late blight resistance protein homolog R1B-23, producing MEVVETCEKRSQAHAMPSTQRSFPSIDDEVVGFAKDAEYVMKKLTGGSKELDVISIFGMAGLGKTTLARKVYNNTSIINHFDVQAWCTVSQTYNMRTLLVDILEQATNKEWKIKEDFDIADKLQKTLKGRRYLIVLDDIWKVEVWEDLGLCFPKGQDGSRVIVTTRIEEVAKHLQHHSDPYSLRFLTLEESWELLQKRVFQGESCPLDLREAGLKVAKHCKGLPLVIVLIAGIIVKTEREASLWLEFANDLRSHVLGEQSMKVIQSSYEHLEDHLKPCLLYMGLFPEDHKIPVHDLLKLWMAEEFVVNVDTENMEEASRFCLNDLLKRSLVMVSRRRINGDIECCTLHDVVREFCLRKLAEEKFMQLTVPYNPYDQHLYPQESRLCIYIHDDLVNQLDHSAYMLDKIPMLESKYTKCFGECPRSLEFIAHPKFNTWNRSNPLPLLVKLRLVRVLNLMKVELPSSWATAVQSLTHLRYLKIFVEEFDFKWISHLQELQTLVVDSVQFLRTSPVVILKMMKLRHVNINRLTSVWEDNDGAIFEESSTTMLENLKTFLSCRIRLDEKNPRFWWWFPNLEELSLRIIADVPSCPLFPIPEVHAHLQSLDLVISPKGFWNSVGWESYFVLPSNLRHLCIGGCFLTKEMVSNIARLQRLESLRLEIGFPLGNVEYCWDVRNVEFPALKYLSLLAVRMVVWNASDASFPMLEKLVLRNCYYFKEIPPSFVDIPTFRLIELFDCPDSIVVSAMDIKTEIEENTGCDSLQVLISNTPPTY